In the genome of Rhodamnia argentea isolate NSW1041297 chromosome 3, ASM2092103v1, whole genome shotgun sequence, one region contains:
- the LOC115743158 gene encoding putative disease resistance protein At4g19050 encodes MDPAMSLTKVEKTKGEILKLLEDKSVVIVVIRGLAGVGKTWMAREMSKCVLEKSLSCCSIWVSCTSKRDIKCIYADIGHQLSLIPPCEKGDGSKEGTDKTTKSSVDLKDEVLKLIAKKTLSDGQGEKFFFIILDDVPTEMKEADITAELLVPHGQKVKILITRRDYSGSDSIEEAARTVKIEPFPPEDLSTILHKLVDKEIREFPNFKTLSIAIAEKCRGLPATIVMIAAAFNSIARNKSSCCNLESVMEEVANSEGLPEDLTKILHCCHDMLPSTEMANCFRYIRQFLPRHGGIHYNELIANWILEGYFSDADHVENAYAKGHCVLMELLDRRLLKIMPNNIVSIEGLALKIPDHRYGGYGGTSSLGLACAFDEGEWEGFGRVTWTDGMIQKLCWSKDQTITTLLLDGSHPIREVPETFFEPMKDLKILALFKPRFKSLPSPLLKMEELLVLAVRGSDQLENINGVDKLKALLILEISGASSLNMIPDDIFEHAVHLRTLNLSSLPITKLPSSFPKLSGLRWLILRDCPCLETLPSLTTLGNLEMIDASRTNLNKIFDKCFAPLEKLQYLNLSQTKIVRLPLICDAARLTWLILSGCSCLFRLPSLPRSLEILDLSDSATTEIEPGLRATQKQSNPGVTNLRRLNLSRCGGLEKLPPTKAFEKLELLDVSNAVNLKEIEDESFNHLKHLTVLNLSGTKIDTLPPLHELGNLRQLLLKDCKSLKRLPIMEGLLRLKELDLSGASSLEEMGPHSPDCEKFNLPNLQKLLLAGCGHLKKLPLLNTLGKLEILNLSGCALLDKIPDEFFEHLPCLHQLNLSETKIQRLPSIAKLGNLRHLILRDCHLRTTLAGLESLTNLQELDLSGTSSLGEVKAKCLERMDQLQILKLSGTKVDELSSISNLTNLTQLSLSGCSGFSELPHLGQLTKLEDLDLAETEIKSLPSIETLCNLRQLSLRNCMSLELEKLPPLKPQSPVEVLDLWGIRINEFPYWIFKMTNLKCLDLPDLRVIGQVDWGKIRCLPEKVNWEECGIFELVGTVTTSNRPFISVRGTHFFQLLERNSTLRNTCFKRFHFSVYPPPREQGEGGDIYHYRNDTIFREVYNKIRHLPDPGQPDQDPDPEQPDWVPDPGQPDQLPCPGQLDWSVEFHSFKSLGEYPTEVIKRSNCISFIDDSCMRHLSDLGDDYLKALKDCWLERCHGMECIFAGSDVTTLWVSNLPELRSIYSETVQSKSHKNLKNLYIDCCPMLVGTFSSGQLPENLEVIQIKFCDKLKTLIEHETSVESTLPKLKTLHLLGLPMLKSIGLQLLESLEIVQIQDCDGVETLFDHEALTVCTLPKLHTLHLSELRLLKSVGVSSASLGTRGVLKCPNLKNLYLDFCPMIVSVFSSGHPPKNLEVVQIQHCDKLKSLFEDTSSAEHLLPKLHTLRLLELPRLESIGISRDGSSLEPDIRGCQNLSKGIQIRQHEGALK; translated from the coding sequence CCACAAAGAGCTCAGTCGACCTGAAAGATGAGGTTCTCAAACTTATCGCCAAAAAAACGTTGTCAGATGGTCAGGgagagaagtttttttttatcatcttggATGATGTTCCCACTGAAATGAAAGAGGCCGATATAACCGCAGAACTGCTTGTGCCTCATGGACAGAAGGTTAAGATTTTAATCACAAGAAGAGACTATTCTGGAAGTGATTCTATCGAGGAAGCAGCAAGAACAGTGAAGATTGAGCCATTCCCTCCAGAAGATTTATCGACTATATTGCATAAGCTAGTTGATAAAGAGATCCGCGAGTTCCCAAATTTCAAGACGCTATCGATAGCAATTGCTGAAAAGTGCAGGGGTCTGCCCGCTACGATTGTCATGATTGCTGCTGCTTTTAATTCCATTGCTCGAAACAAATCCAGCTGTTGCAACCTAGAGAGCGTGATGGAAGAAGTTGCCAATAGCGAAGGCCTTCCTGAAGACTTGACCAAGATTTTGCATTGTTGTCATGACATGTTGCCTAGCACAGAGATGGCCAATTGCTTTCGGTACATCAGGCAATTCCTTCCCAGGCATGGTGGGATCCATTACAATGAGCTCATTGCCAACTGGATATTGGAGGGATACTTCAGTGATGCCGACCATGTCGAGAATGCTTATGCAAAGGGTCATTGTGTATTGATGGAGCTTCTGGATCGGCGCCTACTGAAAATAATGCCGAATAATATTGTCTCCATAGAAGGATTAGCGCTGAAGATACCTGACCACAGATATGGTGGATATGGCGGAACGAGCAGTCTAGGACTGGCTTGTGCATTTGATGAAGGTGAATGGGAAGGCTTTGGGAGAGTCACATGGACAGACGGTATGATACAAAAGCTCTGTTGGTCAAAGGACCAAACAATCACCACTCTACTGCTTGACGGAAGCCATCCCATCAGGGAAGTTCCTGAAACCTTCTTTGAGCCCATGAAGGACCTTAAAATTCTCGCCCTCTTCAAACCCAGATTTAAATCTCTGCCCTCGCCCCTGCTCAAAATGGAGGAACTTCTGGTGCTGGCAGTCAGAGGCTCTGATCAGCTTGAAAACATAAATGGGGTTGACAAGCTCAAAGCATTGCTCATTCTTGAAATATCCGGTGCTAGCTCCCTGAACATGATTCCTGATGATATTTTTGAGCATGCTGTCCATCTTAGAACTCTAAACCTGTCGTCCCTCCCAATAACCAAACTTCCTTCTTCATTTCCCAAACTGAGCGGACTGCGTTGGCTCATCCTCAGAGACTGTCCTTGCTTAGAAACCCTCCCTAGCCTTACAACTTTAGGGAACCTCGAGATGATTGACGCTTCCAGGACGAACTTGAACAAAATCTTTGACAAATGCTTCGCCCCACTCGAGAAACTTCAGTATCTTAATCTCTCGCAAACTAAGATTGTGCGGTTGCCCTTAATTTGTGATGCTGCAAGGCTCACATGGTTAATACTGAGTGGCTGTTCATGCTTATTCAGACTGCCCAGTCTGCCAAGAAGCCTTGAGATTCTTGATCTTTCAGATTCTGCCACAACTGAAATCGAACCGGGCCTCAGAGccactcaaaagcaatcaaatccAGGTGTTACCAACCTTAGACGTCTTAACTTGAGTCGCTGTGGTGGGCTTGAGAAACTTCCACCTACTAAAGCATTTGAGAAGCTTGAGTTACTTGATGTTTCAAATGCTGTTAATCTGAAGGAAATCGAAGATGAATCCTTCAATCATCTGAAACACCTTACAGTACTTAATCTCTCTGGCACCAAAATTGACACCTTACCGCCCCTTCACGAACTTGGCAATCTTCGTCAGCTCTTGCTCAAGGATTGTAAGTCATTGAAAAGATTGCCCATTATGGAAGGTCTTCTGAGACTCAAGGAACTTGATCTTTCGGGTGCCTCCTCTTTGGAGGAAATGGGTCCCCATTCTCCTGACTGCGAGAAATTCAACCTCCCAAACCTGCAAAAGCTTTTACTGGCTGGTTGTGGTCACCTGAAGAAGTTGCCTCTATTGAATACCTTGGGGAAACTGGAGATTCTAAATCTTTCAGGTTGTGCTCTTCTCGACAAAATACCAGATGAATTCTTTGAACACCTGCCTTGTCTTCATCAGCTCAATCTCTCTGAAACAAAGATTCAACGCCTTCCATCCATTGCTAAACTTGGCAATTTGCGCCACCTCATCCTAAGGGACTGTCATCTCCGCACGACTCTAGCTGGATTGGAATCTCTAACAAATCTTCAGGAGCTTGATCTTTCTGGCACGAGCTCCTTGGGGGAAGTCAAAGCTAAATGCTTGGAGCGCATGGATCAACTTCAGATTCTCAAGTTATCTGGAACTAAGGTTGATGAATTATCATCCATATCAAATCTCACCAATTTGACTCAGCTTTCGCTGAGCGGCTGTTCAGGGTTCTCAGAATTGCCACATTTGGGTCAACTGACCAAACTCGAGGACCTGGATCTTGCGGAAACAGAGATCAAATCTCTACCCTCCATTGAAACTCTCTGTAACCTCCGGCAACTTTCCTTGAGAAATTGCATGAGTTTAGAGTTAGAAAAGTTGCCACCTCTTAAACCCCAGAGTCCTGTGGAGGTGCTTGATTTGTGGGGGATCAGGATCAATGAGTTTCCCTATTGGATTTTCAAGATGACTAATTTAAAGTGCCTCGATTTGCCAGACCTCAGAGTTATAGGACAAGTTGATTGGGGTAAAATAAGGTGCTTACCTGAAAAAGTTAACTGGGAGGAATGTGGGATCTTCGAGCTTGTGGGAACTGTTACCACCAGCAACAGGCCTTTCATCTCTGTTCGTGGTACCCACTTTTTTCAGTTGCTGGAGCGAAATTCCACACTGAGAAACACATGCTTCAAACGGTTTCATTTCAGCGTGTACCCTCCTCCCAGAGAACAAGGTGAAGGTGGCGACATTTATCACTATAGGAATGACACCATTTTCAGGGAAGTATACAACAAGATCAGGCATCTCCCTGATCCTGGACAGCCTGACCAGGATCCTGATCCTGAACAGCCTGACTGGGTTCCTGATCCGGGACAACCTGACCAGCTTCCTTGTCCTGGACAGCTTGACTGGTCGGTAGAGTTCCACAGTTTCAAAAGTTTGGGTGAATATCCAACAGAAGTTATCAAGCGCAGTAACTGTATTTCGTTTATCGATGACTCATGCATGCGTCATTTGTCTGATTTGGGAGATGACTACTTGAAGGCACTCAAGGATTGCTGGCTAGAGAGGTGCCATGGCATGGAATGCATTTTTGCCGGATCAGATGTAACTACTTTATGGGTTTCCAACCTTCCAGAGTTAAGAAGCATATATAGCGAGACAGTGCAATCGAAGAGCCATAAGAATCTGAAGAATCTGTACATAGATTGTTGCCCCATGCTCGTGGGGACTTTCTCTTCTGGCCAGCTTCCGGAAAACCTTGAAGTTATCCAGATAAAGTTCTGCGACAAATTGAAGACTCTAATTGAGCATGAAACATCTGTGGAGAGCACGCTGCCAAAGTTAAAGACCTTGCATCTGTTGGGACTCCCCATGTTGAAGAGCATAGGGCTTCAGCTTCTCGAAAGCCTTGAAATCGTCCAGATACAAGACTGTGACGGAGTGGAGACACTGTTCGACCACGAAGCATTGACGGTGTGCACGTTGCCAAAGTTACATACCTTGCATCTATCGGAACTGCGCTTGTTGAAGAGCGTAGGGGTCAGCAGTGCGTCTCTGGGAACACGGGGAGTTCTCAAATGCCCAAATCTGAAGAATCTGTACCTAGATTTCTGTCCCATGATTGTGAGTGTTTTCTCTTCTGGCCATCCTCCGAAGAACCTTGAAGTTGTCCAGATACAACATTGTGACAAACTGAAGAGTCTGTTTGAGGACACATCATCTGCAGAGCACTTGTTGCCAAAGCTACACACCTTGCGTCTATTGGAGCTGCCCAGGTTGGAGAGCATAGGGATCAGCAGAGACGGATCATCTCTGGAACCAGATATTCGCGGATGCCAAAATCTGTCAAAGGGAATTCAAATTCGCCAGCACGAAGGAGCTTTGAAATGA